One window from the genome of Spiractinospora alimapuensis encodes:
- a CDS encoding fumarylacetoacetate hydrolase family protein: MRVVRYRGQDGTPVWGELGTDDVIRPLAAPPFGQYPVDDVPMEFGEAALLAPVIPRTIVCVGRNYAAHAAEFNNDVPTRPLLFMKPASTVVGPGAAVRYPPESERVDPEAELAVVIGRPAFQVSAADAPSVIGGYTCANDVTARDLQKTDPGQQWTRGKGFATFCPVGPWIETELDPTDVEVTCAVNGEVTQRGRTRDLIFDLPFLIEYVTAFTRLLPGDIILTGTPEGVSPVRPGDKVEVSASGLGTLTNTIETAE, encoded by the coding sequence ATGCGAGTAGTCCGCTATCGAGGCCAGGACGGGACGCCAGTGTGGGGGGAGCTGGGGACGGACGACGTGATCCGTCCGCTCGCCGCCCCACCGTTCGGCCAGTACCCCGTCGACGACGTCCCGATGGAGTTCGGGGAGGCGGCACTGCTGGCGCCGGTCATCCCGCGCACCATCGTGTGTGTGGGCCGCAACTATGCCGCCCACGCGGCGGAGTTCAACAACGATGTGCCCACCCGCCCGCTGCTGTTCATGAAACCGGCGTCGACCGTGGTCGGTCCTGGGGCGGCGGTTCGCTATCCGCCGGAGTCGGAACGGGTGGACCCCGAGGCCGAACTCGCGGTGGTGATCGGCCGCCCCGCGTTCCAGGTCAGCGCGGCCGACGCGCCGTCAGTCATCGGCGGCTACACCTGCGCCAACGACGTCACCGCCCGCGACCTCCAGAAGACCGACCCGGGGCAGCAGTGGACCCGCGGAAAGGGATTCGCCACGTTCTGCCCGGTGGGGCCATGGATCGAGACGGAGCTCGACCCCACCGACGTCGAGGTGACCTGCGCCGTCAACGGGGAGGTGACCCAGCGCGGTCGGACCAGAGACCTGATCTTCGACCTGCCGTTCCTCATCGAGTACGTCACCGCGTTCACCCGACTCCTCCCCGGCGACATCATCCTCACCGGAACCCCCGAGGGCGTAAGCCCCGTACGGCCTGGCGACAAGGTGGAGGTGTCGGCCAGTGGCCTGGGAACGTTGACCAACACCATCGAGACCGCGGAGTAG
- a CDS encoding peptidoglycan-binding domain-containing protein, whose protein sequence is MTMMRSLARKSTIGLASVALLGGGMVATSATATAEEGPIEPADAPDIMDRPWPEYPNDTDTHINIYAATIILGAEVDENGDQFYGDHPIPNYTTAVEDAVLLYQADRGLGEHGEMKEEFWGHLDTIQFDRSTPNPDWGPDPVKWYYDLGDEGAGVLAIQNLLINYGYMPDNSDNGEYDTDTMDAVKEFQRDQVCEEVVAEAQSPCDDGWVGTVTWRALVTAG, encoded by the coding sequence ATGACGATGATGCGCAGCCTGGCCCGGAAGTCGACCATCGGTCTCGCGAGCGTCGCCCTGCTCGGAGGCGGGATGGTCGCCACATCGGCGACCGCCACGGCCGAGGAAGGACCCATCGAACCCGCCGACGCTCCGGACATCATGGACCGTCCCTGGCCGGAGTATCCGAACGACACCGACACCCACATCAACATCTACGCGGCCACCATCATCCTCGGCGCGGAGGTGGACGAGAACGGGGACCAGTTCTACGGGGACCACCCAATTCCCAACTACACCACCGCTGTCGAGGACGCCGTACTGCTGTACCAGGCGGACCGCGGGCTCGGCGAGCACGGGGAGATGAAGGAGGAGTTCTGGGGTCATCTGGACACCATCCAGTTCGACCGAAGCACTCCCAACCCGGACTGGGGGCCGGACCCAGTCAAGTGGTACTACGACCTCGGTGATGAAGGGGCTGGGGTGCTGGCGATCCAGAACCTGCTGATCAACTACGGCTACATGCCGGACAACTCCGACAACGGCGAGTACGACACCGACACGATGGACGCGGTGAAGGAGTTCCAGCGTGACCAGGTCTGCGAGGAAGTCGTGGCCGAGGCCCAATCACCGTGTGACGACGGCTGGGTCGGCACGGTGACCTGGCGCGCGCTGGTCACCGCCGGATAG
- a CDS encoding peptidoglycan-binding domain-containing protein, whose product MPVLTTKRRILTFSGLGLAGAALVGMATIPSAMAEERPIDPADAPGIMDRPWPEYPNDTDQHPNIYAGTVILGAEYNSDGIPYWQDDPTDTYSEDLASAVEYYQLEEGLGEHGEMKEEFWGHLDSLQFDTSVETPDWGPRVGPDFYTNGDSGAGVEALQYLLFTQGYFDKEDDVDGQYGGDTTAAVKEFQRDHVCEEVEDEAAAQQCDDGLVGTVTWRALVATG is encoded by the coding sequence ATGCCCGTATTGACCACCAAGCGCAGGATTCTCACCTTCTCTGGCCTCGGCCTCGCCGGCGCAGCGCTCGTCGGCATGGCCACGATCCCCAGCGCCATGGCCGAGGAGAGGCCGATCGATCCGGCCGACGCTCCGGGCATCATGGATCGTCCCTGGCCGGAGTACCCCAACGACACCGACCAGCACCCGAACATCTACGCCGGCACCGTCATCCTCGGGGCCGAGTACAACAGCGACGGAATCCCCTATTGGCAGGACGACCCGACCGACACCTACTCCGAGGATCTGGCGTCGGCCGTGGAGTACTACCAGCTCGAGGAAGGGTTGGGCGAGCACGGGGAGATGAAGGAGGAGTTCTGGGGTCACCTGGACTCTCTCCAGTTCGACACCAGTGTGGAGACTCCCGACTGGGGGCCTCGCGTTGGCCCGGACTTCTACACCAACGGCGACTCCGGTGCGGGCGTCGAGGCCCTCCAGTACCTTCTCTTCACGCAGGGCTACTTCGACAAGGAAGACGACGTCGATGGCCAGTATGGCGGAGACACCACAGCGGCGGTGAAGGAGTTCCAACGTGACCACGTGTGTGAGGAAGTGGAGGACGAGGCAGCGGCACAGCAGTGCGACGACGGACTCGTCGGCACCGTGACCTGGCGCGCGCTCGTCGCCACGGGCTGA